The following proteins come from a genomic window of Corallococcus sp. NCRR:
- a CDS encoding cytochrome P450: protein MTTATADVTRRAPSHRGHLLMGILPDVRRDLLGCMSTLHRQYGDVVSYRLGPQRAHLIAHPEGVKQVLQDHAKNYTKEHLTYRMVRWLTGNGLLVSTGDFWLRQRRLAQPAFHRQRIAGMAAGMVRHTEAMLQRWEPASANGTPLGISEEMKRLTLTIVGEALFGTSVEAQTEQVGVAFTELGKQIAERFRTFRMLPPVLPTRYDRAFREARASLQETVRGIIATRRERGDDSGDLLSMLMLARDEDTGEGMTDEQLGAEVMTMLLAGHETTATALSWTWGLLAKHPEAEARLHSELDTVLGGRAPTLEDMPRLTYTKQVVEEAMRLYPSVPIFSRTVEEDDVIGGFRIPKGTSVNLCAYVTQRHPDFWEEPDAFRPERFAPEAAAKRHRFAYFPFSGGPRMCIGSGFTMMEAQLIVATVAQHYRLREAPGFTLEMNANLTLWPKGELPMYLERRS from the coding sequence ATGACCACCGCCACCGCCGACGTCACCCGTCGGGCTCCGAGTCACCGGGGCCACCTGCTCATGGGCATCCTGCCCGACGTGCGCCGCGACCTCCTGGGCTGCATGAGCACGCTTCATCGCCAGTACGGGGACGTGGTGAGCTACCGGCTGGGCCCCCAGCGCGCGCACCTCATCGCGCACCCGGAGGGCGTGAAGCAGGTGCTGCAGGACCACGCGAAGAACTACACGAAGGAACACCTCACGTACCGCATGGTCCGGTGGCTCACCGGCAACGGGCTGCTCGTGAGCACGGGGGACTTCTGGCTCCGGCAGCGGCGGCTGGCGCAGCCCGCCTTCCACCGGCAGCGCATCGCGGGCATGGCCGCGGGCATGGTCCGTCACACGGAGGCGATGCTCCAACGCTGGGAGCCGGCCTCCGCGAACGGGACGCCGCTGGGCATCAGCGAGGAGATGAAGCGGCTGACGCTGACCATCGTCGGGGAGGCCCTCTTCGGCACGTCCGTGGAGGCCCAGACAGAGCAGGTGGGCGTGGCCTTCACCGAACTGGGCAAGCAGATCGCGGAGCGCTTCCGCACCTTCCGGATGCTGCCGCCCGTGCTGCCCACCCGCTACGACCGGGCCTTCCGGGAGGCTCGCGCATCGCTACAGGAAACCGTGCGGGGCATCATCGCCACGCGGCGTGAGCGCGGCGACGACTCGGGTGACCTGCTCTCCATGTTGATGCTCGCGCGCGACGAGGACACCGGCGAGGGCATGACGGATGAGCAGTTGGGGGCCGAGGTGATGACGATGCTCCTCGCCGGCCATGAGACGACGGCCACGGCGCTGAGCTGGACGTGGGGCCTGCTGGCGAAGCACCCGGAGGCCGAGGCCCGGCTGCACTCGGAACTGGACACGGTGCTGGGAGGCCGCGCCCCAACGCTGGAGGACATGCCGAGGCTCACGTACACGAAGCAGGTGGTGGAGGAGGCGATGCGGCTGTACCCGTCGGTGCCCATCTTCAGCCGCACCGTGGAGGAGGACGACGTCATCGGCGGCTTCCGCATCCCGAAGGGGACCTCGGTGAACCTGTGCGCCTACGTCACGCAGCGCCATCCGGACTTCTGGGAGGAGCCGGACGCCTTCCGCCCGGAGCGCTTCGCCCCCGAGGCCGCCGCGAAGCGCCACCGCTTCGCGTACTTCCCCTTCAGCGGCGGCCCCAGGATGTGCATTGGCAGCGGCTTCACGATGATGGAGGCGCAGCTCATCGTGGCCACCGTGGCCCAGCACTACCGGCTGCGCGAAGCGCCCGGCTTCACGCTGGAAATGAACGCGAACCTGACGCTGTGGCCGAAGGGCGAGCTCCCCATGTACCTGGAGCGCAGGAGCTGA
- a CDS encoding RNA methyltransferase: MIKTLRDAEELVRTRHVITEVPTHGPTSLVEQVMGGRPTGSWRDHAKGRLAYRLGRMLRASKDVLAVRLVEGKVAFVDPTLWPAVYRVAMEPSRRRPSLQGLSPDARALLSTVERDKRVPLDKEGPWTKAREALEERLLVHFSEAQEDDGRHVAVLRSWRDWASDSLKADAARLSYEDAQARLRAACDGAPTGLGPWVF; encoded by the coding sequence ATGATCAAGACGCTGAGGGACGCGGAAGAGCTGGTGCGCACGCGCCACGTCATCACCGAGGTGCCCACCCACGGGCCCACGTCCCTCGTCGAACAGGTCATGGGCGGCAGGCCCACCGGCAGCTGGCGCGACCACGCGAAGGGGCGCCTCGCGTACCGGCTGGGGCGCATGCTGCGCGCGTCGAAGGACGTGCTCGCGGTGCGGCTGGTGGAGGGCAAGGTCGCCTTCGTGGACCCCACGCTCTGGCCCGCCGTCTACCGCGTGGCCATGGAGCCCTCGCGCCGCCGTCCGTCACTCCAGGGCCTGTCCCCGGACGCCCGGGCGCTGCTCTCCACCGTGGAGCGCGACAAGCGCGTCCCCCTGGACAAGGAAGGCCCGTGGACCAAGGCGCGCGAGGCGCTGGAGGAGCGGCTGCTGGTCCACTTCTCCGAAGCGCAGGAGGACGACGGCCGCCATGTCGCGGTGCTGCGCTCGTGGCGGGACTGGGCCTCTGACTCGCTCAAGGCGGACGCGGCCCGGCTCTCCTACGAGGACGCCCAGGCGCGGCTCCGGGCCGCGTGCGACGGGGCGCCCACGGGCCTGGGGCCCTGGGTGTTCTAG
- a CDS encoding tetratricopeptide repeat protein, which yields MPRPWTLVLLLPLACKDPETAAAQKQAVQVQNSLSQGREALSQGQYVRAISELRKAANAAPESVEPLLLLASAHQGAGNPGAAILTLKQAEGLIPGTDPVIQKQLADLFLREGQIPQAISTLVSLRDEGKLPKEDILSLARLQARQGHPDDAFTTLERILRENPDDAATKTVEAEILLMKGEELLAANLMDRVLQNSPSFTPARLLRARFFLMSGVSDMAEADLQSVPPEDADTTDVVAMKARVLMALGRPAEAEGALRKLLEDDAENAEATAWLAEIVCAQGRASEAQQLVERALHLRPRYARALYVRGRVLEEQSDARGAEDSYRFALKAEPSFPPALSRMWRLHLKAGRKPEAQEVLERLTSLNEATVEEKAALANLYAQFETQLPRGKKLIDEALKREPQNPEYLRIQKAIDKATPKKKKAPTGPIIIRGRR from the coding sequence TTGCCCCGTCCCTGGACGCTCGTCCTGCTCCTGCCGCTTGCTTGCAAGGACCCGGAGACGGCGGCCGCGCAGAAACAGGCCGTCCAGGTCCAGAACTCCCTGTCCCAGGGGCGTGAGGCGCTCTCGCAGGGCCAGTACGTCCGCGCCATCTCCGAACTGCGCAAGGCCGCCAACGCCGCGCCGGAGAGCGTGGAGCCGCTCCTCCTGCTGGCCAGTGCCCACCAGGGCGCCGGCAACCCGGGCGCGGCCATCCTCACGCTCAAGCAAGCGGAGGGCCTCATCCCGGGCACGGACCCCGTCATCCAGAAGCAGCTCGCCGACCTGTTCCTGCGGGAGGGGCAGATTCCCCAGGCCATCTCCACGCTGGTGTCGCTGCGGGACGAGGGCAAGCTGCCCAAGGAGGACATCCTGTCGCTGGCCCGCCTCCAGGCGCGGCAGGGGCACCCGGATGATGCCTTCACCACGCTGGAGCGCATCCTCCGGGAGAACCCGGACGACGCCGCGACGAAGACCGTGGAGGCCGAGATCCTGCTCATGAAGGGCGAGGAGCTGCTCGCGGCCAACCTGATGGACCGCGTGCTCCAGAATTCGCCCAGCTTCACGCCCGCGCGGCTCTTGCGCGCGCGCTTCTTCCTGATGAGCGGCGTCAGCGACATGGCGGAAGCGGACCTCCAGTCCGTGCCGCCCGAGGACGCGGACACCACGGACGTGGTGGCGATGAAGGCCCGCGTGCTCATGGCGCTCGGGCGTCCGGCGGAAGCGGAGGGCGCGCTGCGCAAGCTCCTGGAGGACGACGCGGAGAACGCGGAGGCCACCGCGTGGCTGGCGGAGATCGTCTGCGCCCAAGGCCGCGCGTCGGAGGCCCAGCAGTTGGTGGAGCGCGCGCTGCACCTGCGCCCGCGCTATGCCCGCGCGCTGTACGTGCGCGGCCGCGTGCTGGAGGAGCAGAGCGACGCGCGGGGGGCGGAGGACAGCTACCGCTTCGCCCTCAAGGCGGAGCCCTCCTTCCCGCCCGCGCTGTCGCGCATGTGGCGGCTGCACCTGAAGGCCGGCCGCAAGCCGGAGGCGCAGGAGGTGCTGGAGCGGCTGACGAGCCTGAACGAGGCGACCGTGGAGGAGAAGGCCGCGCTCGCGAACCTCTACGCCCAGTTCGAGACGCAGCTGCCGCGCGGCAAGAAGCTCATCGACGAGGCCCTGAAGCGCGAGCCGCAGAACCCCGAGTACCTGCGCATCCAGAAGGCCATCGACAAGGCGACGCCCAAGAAGAAGAAGGCACCGACGGGGCCCATCATCATCCGCGGGCGGCGCTGA
- a CDS encoding M16 family metallopeptidase, with protein sequence MSFTPYRDVLPSGLRVVTVETPHLHTALLAVYVRTGSRHETVENNGVSHFLEHLFFRGSEAWPDTVKMNAAVEEVGGNLNGATTRDHGYYYTPLHPSHLSVGLDVIGDMLTRPRLTDMEVERQIILEEMLDEVDDKGRDIDLDNLSKRLLFPGHPLSLKIAGTRESVKALTHAQVLEHFARHYVAGNLVVSAAGSVKHSEVLALAERAFAHLPTGSATTESAPPPLGPGPHFHFVSHDESQTEFKLTFRAVPEQHEDFPALQILRRLLDDGLSSRLPFEIVEKRGLAYSVQAGLDTYHDLSLFEIEAASAPEKASLVVAEALRVLSELCEQEAGEEELNRAKRRHRMLLEFSQDSPGELAGWFGGVELFRRPETFGHRADQVDRQSAARVREVARRYFTRENLLVVAVGQRKGLKALEKVVMDAEGLPSSAPAVSAARG encoded by the coding sequence ATGAGCTTTACACCGTACCGGGACGTGCTGCCCTCGGGGCTGCGCGTCGTCACCGTCGAAACGCCCCACCTGCACACCGCCCTGCTGGCCGTCTATGTGAGGACCGGCAGCCGTCATGAGACGGTGGAGAACAACGGCGTCAGCCACTTCCTGGAGCACCTCTTCTTCCGGGGAAGCGAGGCCTGGCCGGACACGGTGAAGATGAACGCGGCCGTGGAGGAGGTGGGCGGAAACCTCAACGGCGCCACCACCCGCGACCACGGCTACTACTACACCCCGCTGCACCCGTCGCACCTGAGCGTGGGCCTGGACGTCATCGGCGACATGCTCACCCGCCCCCGCCTCACCGACATGGAGGTGGAGCGGCAGATCATCCTGGAGGAGATGCTCGACGAGGTGGACGACAAGGGGCGCGACATCGACCTGGACAACCTGTCCAAGCGCCTGCTTTTCCCCGGCCACCCGCTGTCCCTGAAGATCGCCGGCACCCGCGAGTCCGTGAAGGCGCTCACCCACGCCCAGGTGCTGGAGCACTTCGCCCGGCACTACGTGGCCGGCAACCTGGTGGTGTCCGCCGCGGGCAGCGTGAAGCACTCGGAGGTGCTGGCCCTGGCCGAGCGCGCCTTCGCCCACCTGCCCACGGGCAGCGCCACCACGGAGAGCGCGCCGCCGCCGCTGGGCCCCGGACCGCACTTCCACTTCGTCTCCCACGACGAGTCGCAGACCGAGTTCAAGCTCACCTTCCGCGCCGTGCCGGAGCAGCACGAGGACTTCCCCGCGCTCCAGATCCTGCGGCGCCTGCTGGACGACGGGCTGTCGTCGCGGCTGCCGTTCGAAATCGTGGAGAAGCGCGGCCTCGCGTACTCGGTGCAGGCGGGGCTGGACACGTACCACGACCTCAGCCTCTTCGAGATTGAAGCGGCCAGCGCGCCGGAGAAGGCGTCGCTCGTGGTGGCGGAGGCGCTGCGCGTGCTCTCCGAGTTGTGCGAGCAGGAGGCGGGCGAGGAGGAGCTGAACCGCGCCAAGCGCCGCCACCGGATGCTGCTGGAGTTCTCCCAGGACTCGCCGGGCGAGCTGGCCGGGTGGTTCGGCGGCGTGGAGCTCTTCCGCCGTCCGGAGACGTTCGGCCACCGCGCGGATCAGGTGGACCGGCAGTCAGCCGCGCGGGTGCGCGAGGTGGCCCGGCGCTACTTCACCCGCGAGAACCTGCTCGTGGTGGCGGTGGGCCAGCGCAAGGGGCTCAAGGCGCTGGAGAAGGTCGTCATGGACGCGGAGGGGCTGCCCTCCTCCGCGCCCGCCGTCAGCGCCGCCCGCGGATGA
- a CDS encoding sensor histidine kinase produces the protein MKLSLATRIFLGYALVLLTFGAVSLFSVAELHRNRLEIRLVSQGYLQLSQDAAALETFQTSQEKDTERVLEQNSVETRRALIRLASLYYAPQMAQRLEAARAKAREVLTFAPEGEVPFVMELDSRFAELSRNSKAYGHAVEAVFAALASESPESREVARATAELRQLESAIGRELRVLRATLTNRIRERVDGAEERERRTGLTIIALSIMAIGVGVGVTAWSARTLRPVRTLIEGVSRIGRGDYSAQLGVRGADEVALLAREFDQMARSLQAREAQLKSQAEALMRAEQLAAVGRISAQIVHEVRNPLSSIGLNVELLQDAVDSARFDSQDTATEARELLSAVTHEVDRLTDVTEQYLRMARPARPDLEPEDIIAVLDGVLDFTREELVRAGVEVVRDFAPDTPRVLADQGQLRQVFLNLLRNSREAMPAGGRLTVATAPHEGDVEVTVRDTGNGMTEEVRRHLFEPFFTTKEGGTGLGLAVSQQILQAHGGSLSCQSIPGQGTTFVLRLPRA, from the coding sequence ATGAAGCTCTCGCTCGCCACCCGCATCTTCCTGGGCTACGCGCTGGTGCTGCTGACGTTCGGGGCGGTGTCCCTCTTCAGCGTGGCGGAGCTGCACCGCAACCGGCTGGAGATCCGCCTGGTCAGCCAGGGCTACCTCCAACTGTCCCAGGACGCCGCCGCGCTGGAGACCTTCCAGACCAGCCAGGAGAAGGACACCGAGCGCGTGCTGGAGCAGAACAGCGTGGAGACGCGCCGCGCGCTCATCCGGCTGGCGAGCCTGTACTACGCGCCCCAGATGGCCCAGCGCCTGGAGGCCGCGCGCGCCAAGGCCCGCGAGGTGCTCACCTTCGCCCCGGAAGGCGAGGTGCCCTTCGTGATGGAGCTGGACTCGCGCTTCGCGGAGCTGTCACGCAACTCCAAGGCGTACGGCCACGCGGTGGAGGCCGTGTTCGCCGCGCTCGCGTCCGAGTCCCCCGAGAGCCGGGAGGTGGCGCGCGCCACCGCCGAGCTGCGCCAGTTGGAGAGCGCCATCGGCCGGGAGCTGCGCGTGCTGCGCGCGACGCTGACCAACCGCATCCGCGAGCGCGTGGACGGCGCGGAGGAGCGCGAGCGCAGGACGGGCCTCACCATCATCGCGCTGTCCATCATGGCCATTGGCGTGGGCGTGGGCGTCACCGCGTGGTCCGCCCGCACGCTGCGCCCGGTGCGCACGCTGATTGAAGGCGTGTCCCGCATCGGCCGGGGCGACTACTCCGCCCAACTGGGCGTGCGCGGCGCGGACGAGGTCGCCCTGCTCGCGCGCGAGTTCGACCAGATGGCCCGCTCACTCCAGGCGCGCGAGGCGCAGCTCAAGTCGCAGGCCGAAGCGCTGATGCGCGCGGAGCAGCTGGCCGCCGTGGGCCGCATCTCCGCCCAGATCGTGCACGAGGTGAGAAACCCCCTGTCCTCCATCGGCCTCAACGTGGAGCTGCTCCAGGACGCGGTGGACAGCGCTCGGTTCGACTCGCAGGACACCGCCACGGAGGCGCGCGAGCTGCTCTCCGCCGTCACCCATGAGGTGGACCGCCTCACCGACGTCACCGAGCAGTACCTGCGCATGGCCCGCCCCGCCCGGCCGGACCTGGAGCCGGAGGACATCATCGCGGTGCTGGACGGCGTGCTCGACTTCACCCGCGAGGAGCTGGTGCGCGCGGGCGTGGAGGTGGTGCGCGACTTCGCGCCCGACACGCCCCGCGTGCTCGCGGACCAGGGCCAGCTGCGGCAGGTGTTCCTCAACCTGCTGCGCAACAGCCGCGAGGCCATGCCCGCCGGAGGCCGGCTCACCGTGGCCACCGCCCCGCACGAGGGCGACGTGGAGGTCACCGTGCGCGACACCGGCAACGGCATGACCGAGGAGGTCCGCCGCCACCTCTTCGAGCCCTTCTTCACCACCAAGGAGGGCGGCACGGGCCTGGGGCTCGCGGTGAGCCAACAGATCCTCCAGGCCCACGGGGGCTCGCTCTCCTGCCAGAGTATTCCCGGCCAGGGGACGACCTTCGTGTTAAGGCTTCCTCGCGCATGA
- a CDS encoding kelch repeat-containing protein, producing the protein MAPRFVRSTLLAAALVSLTPACGEKEVRPSLDLLTASCAGTQPLAGVTHLRFRVTGPGLDTPRERVSTVEWAPEDVPALPPGSARVLEVRAYVGAPDQGGQLVSLGRSTPFDVAEGQAPKVRMFLRRLGEFVPVNLASDPGTCSLPAEARAAHTATTLPDGRVWITGGYRPQPNGTRPVSGTSEVFNPADGTFSPGPAVGARAFHTASLLPDGRVFVAGGAESFAPVSLQSTARLVDVATGAVDEFTLNLARYQHAAAVDAEGHVALVSGRAADGATVSEMEGFDAATGLFVPPGMQVHRTDVALAVRPDGMNIQVVGGVDSLKKAETDVSAFRFQNGSLGFLAAGTDLRVGRQGAAVAMLGRADESPELLVMGGFDGADPAEGARPVGSSEFLAGVVAVREGPALMPRSNLCAVTLKDGRIVALGGRGTGLGTTYAVPWVDLITPHAGAQPTVLGLSLMPQPRVWHTCSALPDGSVLVVGGVDDSTGEIRANTEALVVMPPPRD; encoded by the coding sequence ATGGCACCGCGCTTCGTCCGCTCCACGCTCCTCGCCGCCGCCCTGGTGTCGCTCACCCCCGCCTGCGGGGAGAAGGAGGTCCGCCCCTCCCTGGACCTGCTCACGGCCTCCTGCGCCGGCACCCAGCCCCTGGCCGGGGTGACGCACCTGCGCTTCCGCGTGACGGGCCCGGGGCTCGACACGCCCCGCGAGCGGGTATCGACGGTGGAGTGGGCCCCCGAGGACGTGCCGGCCCTGCCGCCCGGCAGCGCGCGGGTGCTGGAGGTGCGGGCCTACGTGGGGGCTCCGGACCAGGGCGGGCAGCTGGTGTCGCTGGGGCGCAGCACGCCGTTCGACGTGGCGGAGGGGCAGGCGCCCAAGGTGCGGATGTTCCTGCGGCGGTTGGGGGAGTTCGTGCCGGTGAACCTGGCGTCGGACCCGGGAACCTGCTCGCTGCCAGCCGAAGCGCGCGCGGCGCACACGGCCACGACGCTGCCGGATGGGCGGGTGTGGATCACCGGTGGCTATCGGCCCCAGCCGAACGGCACGCGGCCCGTGTCCGGAACCTCGGAGGTGTTCAACCCGGCGGACGGCACGTTCAGCCCCGGTCCGGCCGTGGGCGCGAGGGCCTTCCACACGGCGTCCCTGTTGCCGGATGGGCGCGTGTTCGTGGCGGGTGGCGCGGAGTCCTTCGCCCCGGTGTCGTTGCAGTCCACGGCGCGTCTGGTGGACGTGGCGACAGGCGCGGTGGATGAGTTCACGCTCAATCTGGCGCGCTACCAGCATGCGGCGGCGGTGGATGCGGAAGGCCACGTGGCGCTGGTGAGCGGACGCGCGGCGGACGGCGCCACGGTGAGCGAGATGGAAGGCTTCGACGCGGCCACGGGGCTCTTCGTGCCTCCCGGCATGCAGGTCCACCGCACGGACGTCGCGCTGGCGGTGAGGCCGGATGGGATGAACATCCAGGTCGTGGGGGGCGTTGATTCGCTGAAGAAGGCCGAGACCGACGTGTCGGCCTTCAGGTTCCAGAACGGTTCCCTCGGGTTTCTGGCGGCAGGCACGGATCTCCGCGTCGGCAGGCAGGGGGCCGCCGTGGCGATGTTGGGCCGGGCGGACGAGTCTCCCGAGCTCCTGGTCATGGGCGGCTTCGACGGCGCGGACCCGGCGGAGGGCGCGCGGCCCGTGGGTTCCTCCGAGTTCCTGGCCGGTGTGGTCGCCGTGCGTGAAGGCCCCGCGCTGATGCCCCGGAGCAACCTGTGCGCGGTGACGCTGAAGGACGGCCGCATCGTGGCGCTGGGCGGGCGGGGCACCGGCCTCGGCACGACGTACGCGGTCCCGTGGGTGGATCTGATCACCCCGCATGCGGGAGCGCAGCCCACGGTGCTGGGCCTGTCGCTGATGCCGCAGCCGCGCGTGTGGCACACGTGCTCCGCGTTGCCGGACGGCTCCGTGCTCGTGGTGGGCGGCGTGGACGACAGCACCGGGGAGATCCGCGCCAACACCGAAGCCCTGGTGGTGATGCCGCCGCCACGGGACTGA
- a CDS encoding DUF2381 family protein, with the protein MLLTTAEAVAREQEEPAVRTVLLSEHPSDSAPTLYVKGKVATVLRFGTPVDPARTRMLAWEGRFEPLLAGGRKVVVEPLQDLGEDDGVPLLVTLANGKQMPFLLKPAEKGRRNAVDQQVNVFEDPRGYDAMYSTLMDSLKQRRVLEEENRRLRDEEHSADHALATLLAQGDLKHTPFTRRQGWRLKEEGADILVEVLSSKTLPKMAVLFTLTNRDAKKPWRMMEARLSTVSGGAARAFALRTQHEEIAPGAMGRIAVVADDSAFQSPQGLEQLALELFRSDGLSQAYLVLEQRFIRE; encoded by the coding sequence TTGCTCCTGACGACTGCGGAGGCCGTCGCGCGTGAGCAAGAGGAACCTGCGGTCCGCACGGTGCTGTTGTCGGAGCACCCGTCGGACTCCGCGCCCACCCTCTACGTGAAGGGGAAGGTGGCCACGGTCCTCCGTTTCGGGACGCCCGTGGATCCGGCGCGGACCCGCATGCTGGCGTGGGAGGGCCGGTTCGAACCGCTGCTCGCGGGCGGTCGCAAGGTGGTCGTGGAGCCTCTCCAGGACCTGGGGGAGGACGATGGCGTTCCCTTGTTGGTAACGCTCGCGAACGGCAAGCAGATGCCGTTCCTGCTCAAGCCCGCGGAGAAGGGACGGCGGAACGCGGTGGATCAGCAGGTGAACGTGTTCGAGGACCCGCGCGGCTATGACGCCATGTATTCGACGCTGATGGACTCACTCAAACAGCGGCGCGTCCTGGAGGAGGAGAACCGTCGCCTCAGGGACGAAGAGCACTCCGCGGATCACGCGCTGGCGACGCTCCTGGCCCAGGGGGACCTCAAGCACACGCCCTTCACCCGTCGCCAGGGTTGGCGCCTCAAGGAAGAGGGCGCGGACATCCTGGTGGAGGTGCTCTCCAGCAAGACGCTTCCGAAGATGGCGGTGTTGTTCACCCTGACCAACCGCGATGCGAAGAAGCCCTGGCGGATGATGGAGGCCCGGCTGTCCACGGTCTCCGGTGGGGCCGCCCGGGCGTTCGCGCTGCGCACGCAACATGAGGAGATTGCACCGGGCGCCATGGGCCGTATCGCCGTGGTCGCGGACGACAGCGCCTTCCAGTCACCGCAGGGCCTGGAGCAATTGGCGCTGGAGTTGTTCCGTTCCGATGGCCTGTCCCAGGCCTACCTCGTCCTGGAACAGCGTTTCATCCGGGAGTAG
- a CDS encoding serine/threonine protein kinase, producing MNAPRKWSPVALVLTLSLGCTTTRGGVGLHSDGTPKPEDCPGDALNTMRILRLRVGDGANVTLDINQDDVSPITLYDGPVESMLISSLGPLETTTRLYGRVWTGGPQVVVRYYEAHPPDGDKIPICAVARLSKGQLRKRPDSKPGTAILEFSSAGVDIVESYR from the coding sequence ATGAACGCACCGCGCAAGTGGTCCCCGGTTGCCCTCGTGCTGACCCTGTCGCTGGGCTGCACCACGACCCGAGGGGGCGTGGGGCTTCATTCGGACGGGACGCCCAAGCCCGAGGACTGCCCCGGGGACGCTCTGAATACGATGCGGATCCTCCGCCTGCGTGTGGGCGACGGAGCGAATGTCACGCTCGACATCAACCAGGACGACGTGAGCCCCATCACGCTCTACGACGGCCCCGTGGAGAGCATGCTGATCTCCAGCCTCGGCCCCCTTGAAACGACCACCCGCCTCTATGGACGGGTGTGGACCGGAGGCCCCCAGGTGGTGGTCCGGTACTACGAGGCGCATCCACCCGACGGCGACAAGATCCCCATCTGCGCCGTGGCGAGGCTCTCCAAGGGGCAATTGCGAAAGCGGCCCGATTCCAAGCCAGGGACGGCCATCCTGGAGTTCTCCTCGGCGGGCGTCGACATTGTCGAGTCCTACCGCTGA
- a CDS encoding cell envelope biogenesis protein TolA, whose protein sequence is MLVALILVSIGFAVTLGLLLFGDKSGAGANAGRPSLSSSTSAPSFRGELESESKARAKAESEVQRKQKELDEQRAQLQEVKEQLKQTKRKLFEQKEGDKGSNDLVKARAEVERNASIQLEQTRSELAQALTENARLRAETESRNGPRRREASAAAVPAPVAAPAAAAVPASADQIAAPASEPVVNAAVAVTPVPVAPAEPVRRYRELNDADREKMNRLEQAANKDRARAAELEKEVRRLKGRADTHARILAVTKSEADLGKDKYKALEKRLNRTLLERDLLRRAIKDLEKKTGMLADRTELTPDEVAASDQRSDEQARARAEAEARATAAATPTEAPAAAEPASTPEGEAKPSEAPPSNA, encoded by the coding sequence TTGCTGGTTGCACTCATCCTTGTATCGATCGGGTTCGCCGTGACGCTCGGTCTGCTGCTCTTCGGAGACAAGAGCGGCGCTGGTGCCAACGCGGGCCGTCCCTCGCTCTCTTCGTCCACCTCCGCGCCGTCGTTCCGGGGCGAGCTGGAGTCCGAGAGCAAGGCGCGCGCGAAGGCGGAATCGGAAGTCCAGCGCAAGCAGAAGGAGCTGGACGAGCAGCGCGCGCAGCTCCAGGAGGTCAAGGAGCAGCTCAAGCAGACCAAGCGGAAGCTCTTCGAGCAGAAGGAAGGCGACAAGGGCTCGAACGACCTGGTGAAGGCCCGCGCCGAGGTGGAGCGCAACGCCAGCATCCAGCTGGAGCAGACCCGCTCGGAACTGGCTCAGGCCCTGACGGAGAACGCCCGGCTGCGCGCGGAGACTGAGTCGCGCAATGGCCCCCGCCGCCGTGAGGCCTCCGCCGCCGCCGTCCCCGCGCCTGTCGCGGCTCCCGCCGCCGCCGCGGTTCCGGCCTCGGCGGATCAGATCGCCGCCCCCGCGAGCGAGCCCGTGGTGAACGCGGCGGTGGCCGTGACGCCCGTGCCCGTGGCCCCGGCGGAGCCCGTGCGCCGCTACCGCGAGCTGAACGACGCGGACCGCGAGAAGATGAACCGCCTGGAGCAGGCGGCGAACAAGGACCGCGCGCGCGCCGCGGAGCTGGAGAAGGAAGTGCGCCGGCTCAAGGGCCGCGCCGACACGCACGCGCGCATCCTGGCGGTGACGAAGTCCGAGGCCGACCTGGGCAAGGACAAGTACAAGGCGCTGGAGAAGCGCCTCAACCGCACGCTGCTGGAGCGCGACCTGCTTCGCCGGGCCATCAAGGACCTGGAGAAGAAGACGGGCATGCTCGCGGACCGCACGGAGCTGACGCCGGACGAGGTCGCCGCGAGCGACCAGCGCAGCGACGAGCAGGCCCGCGCCCGTGCCGAAGCGGAGGCACGCGCCACCGCCGCGGCCACGCCCACGGAGGCCCCGGCCGCCGCCGAGCCGGCGTCCACCCCCGAGGGCGAGGCGAAGCCTTCCGAGGCCCCGCCGTCCAACGCCTGA